The DNA segment CAGATTCGCATACAACGCTGCAAGCGTAGCCGCGTTTATCTTTGGAGCCGACGCCCGGAATGAGGTACGCTGCGTAGCGGATGGAGAACACGATCATGTCCATGCCACCGAAGAAGAGTGCGGTGAGTGGGCAGTAGTGTTTCCAGAAGTACATCTGTTCGCTACGGGTGCGTGCTTTAACTACTTTAGAACCGTTAAGTGCGTAGTCTGTACATTCGTCCTGCAGTGAGAATTTGTCGAGAACACGTGCAGTAGCTTGTGGTACCAAGTAGATTTTGTATGAAGGGTTTAAGGACTTAACAATACGACGACAGAAATCAGCATCTGCAAGACCAGCGTAAAAACGTTCATCAAGCTGGCCGAGTTTTGCGATAACGTCTCTGCGAACAGCCGTAAAGGTGAAAGGAACAAAGTTCACCGGCATTGGCTGATCTGCATTACGGGTTTTAGAGCATGTGCAACCGAACATGCGCTTAAAGTTAGCAACAAGACCTGGAAGACGATCTGCAGTCTTAAGGCCGAGATTATCTGAACCAATAATTTTACCACCTGCTACAGCGCAGGAAGCGTTAGTGGCAAACTGATCCATCAGGCGGCGTACAGAACCGGCAAGAACTTCAACACGAGGATCTACAAATACAATAAGGTCGCCGGTTGCGCGTTTGATACCCTGGTTAGCCGCAGCGGCATAGCCTTTGTCGTCAGAGTTTTGGATAAGCTCAATCTCTGGAAGAGCGGTTTTTGCAATAGTTCCGCAATCGTCAGAAGAAGCGTTGTCTACAACGATAACTTCTGCTTCAAATTTAGATGCGGTTTGGTTTTCGATAGTCTGTTTGATTGAATCGAGACAACGCCCGATGAATTTGCTTGTGTTATTTGTTACAATAACAAAAGAAAGTTTCATGATTATGAATCCTTATGCTATGTACGTTTAACTAACCCTACGGAGTCAGCTATGGGAGTTATGGATTCAATGGCCAGTTGGAAAAACTGTCCTAAATCCAAGTCCAGTTTCTCGCACTCTCGAATTCGGTCACGACTTACAGACGCAGCAAATGCTTTGTCTTTCATTTTCTTTTTTAAGCTTTTAGGTGTCATGCCTTCCATGCCGTTAGGTCGAACAAGCGCATTCGTGGCAATAAGGCCGGTAACAGTTTCTGCACAACGGAGTGCAATATCGAGTTTTGTGGTGGGGTCGTGATTCGTGTATTCCGAATTGTGAGCGAGTATAGCATTCAGTGCTATTTCTGGAAGCTTTCCTTTGAGTAGTTCAACAGATTGTTTTCCATGTTCTTCAGGAGCTTCCTTTGTTGTCGGAAAATCAAGATCGTGCAACAAACCGGTTATGGACCAGAGCGTTTCGTCTTCACCAAAGTGCTTTGCAAGACCAGTCATAACTGCTTCAGTTTGCATGGCATGGTGGATGAGATGTGGCTCAGGTTTTTGTGAATCCAGCAGTTGAAAAGCGCTTTCACGATCAATCATTTTTATTCTCCTGAAATACATTTACAAAATCATGCGAATGATTTTTTCATAAACATGAATGCGCCAGAACACAACCATATATTCGATTTGTTGACACGAGCGTCAATAAAGCCGAAAAGAAAATGTTCTTTCAATAAATAAATGCTGATCATCTATTGAGTCAGCATATAACATATACGTGCTGCCACGGCAGCATCTTGAAGAGTGGATCGCCATGTCATTAATAGCTGGTGTTAAGTTCCGTGAATATGGGAACATATATTACTTTGAAACAAAAGAGCTGGATGTCTCCATGGGGGACTGGGTCGTTGTCGATCAAGGGCAGGGACTGGGTGAAGTCGTTGTTCTGCGTGACGATGTGCCAGCAGATGCAGAAAGTGAAGAGCTGAAACAAGTCAACAGACTTGCTGAAAATGAAGATTTAGTGCGTCATCAGGAAAATGAGGGGCTTTCTCGTGAAGCGTTTCAGTACTGTCTCGATTGCGTGCGTCAGCGTAAGCTTGATATGAAGCTTGTGGATGTTGAAGTATTTTTTGATCGCAGTAAGATCATTTTCTACTTCACTGCTCCTAACCGCATAGATTTCAGGGAACTTGTAAAGGACCTTGTTAAAAATTATCGCACCCGTATCGAATTGCGTCAGATTGGTGTACGTCATGAAACCCAGATGGTCGGTGCTGTAGGTAACTGCGGTATGGTTTGCTGTTGTCGTAGATTTTTACGCAAATTTGCTCCTGTAACCATCAAAATGGCAAAAGAGCAGAACCTGTTCCTTAATCCTGCTAAAATTTCTGGCATCTGCGGAAGATTGCTTTGTTGTCTTTCCTATGAGCAGGAAAACTACGAAGAATTCCATCGTGCATGTCCTAAGCTTGGTAAAAAGTACTTTACCGAGGATGGCTCCGTGAAGGTGCTTCGCGCGAACATGTTCCGCAACAGTGTCTCCTTGCTTAGCGAGTTTAACGAGGAGATGGAAGTTACTCTGGAAGAGTGGGCAGAAATGAAAGCAACACGTCCGGATCAGGCACTGCAGGATGCCGCTCGTGCTGCTGCTAAGAAAGCTGCTGAAGAGGCTGCCCGCAAGGAGCAGGAAGCCAAAGAAGCAGAGGAAGAAGAAGCACGCCGCGCTGAAGTTGAAAAAGAACTTGAAGAGCGCGCAAAAGCTGAAGGCGTTGATGTGGAAAGCCTGCGTGAGCAGATGATTCGCAAGCCTGGTGTTAAGAGTGCAGAGCCTGTTAAACGCACCAGTCGTGGTAAACGCAAGCGCAAGCGTAAAACTAAGTCTGACGAATAGTCTCTGCGACTAACGAATGAATATATCGTTGAGAAAGACTTCATTACATACCGTGATGAAGTCTTTCTCAACGAAAATTATAGAATGAGTGTTTGCTGTCTACAGCTGTAGACAGCCATACAATACAACAAAGAATCCAGCGTCCGTTTCCAGCGGGCGAAGCCGTCGGGAGATTCTCTTGGAACGCTTTTATATTACGACTCCAATTTACTATGTGAATGCTAAGCCACATCTTGGACACGCCTATACTACAATCATTGCTGATACGATGAAACGTTTCCAGCAGATGATGGGTAAAGAAACATTTTTCCTTACTGGTACAGACGAACACGGCGATAAAATTGTCCAGGCTGCTGAGAAAAACAGCTGTTCCCCTCAGGAGTACGTTGATCAGATCAGCCAGCTTTTTAAAGATCTCTGGCCTGAACTTGGCATTTGCAACGACCATTTTGTTCGCACAACTGATGCTTCTCATAAGAAGGTAGTGCAGGACGTACTCCAGAAAGTATACGATTCCGGTGACATCTACTTTGGTGAATACGGCGGACATTACTGTTACGGCTGTGAGCGTTTCTACACAGAAAAAGAATTGGAAGACGGACTGTGCCCGCAGCATCAGACTAAGCCTGAATACATTGCAGAGAAGAACTACTTCTTTAAGATGTCCAAATATCAGGACTGGCTTAAGCAGCACATTCTGGACAATCCTGACTTCATCCGTCCTGAACGTTACCGTAAGGAAGTACTTTCCCTGCTCGACAGTGGTGAACTGGAAGACTTGTGTATTTCCCGTCCTAAATCCCGTCTTGAATGGGGTGTAGAACTTCCGTTCGATAACAACTTTGTTACCTACGTATGGTTTGATGCGCTTCTTAACTATGTTTCAGCGCTTGATTACCCTGCCGGTGAGAATTTTAAAAAATTCTGGCCGAGCGTGCAGCACATTGTTGCTAAAGATATTCTTAAACCGCACGCAATCTTCTGGCCTACAATGCTTAAAGCAGCAGGTTTTGAGCCTTATAACAACCTCAACGTTCACGGTTACTGGCTTGTGAACGATACCAAGATGTCCAAATCTCTTGGTAACGTTGTTGCTCCGCTCGAGATGGCAAAGAAATACGGTAACGACACCTTCCGTTTCTTCCTGCTTCGCGACATGCACTTTGGTAACGATGCAAGCTTCTCTGAAGAAGCTCTTGCAATGCGCCAGAATGCAGAGCTTGCTAACGACCTTGGCAACCTCTTCAGCCGTGTACTGTCTATGGTGAAAAAATACTTCGGCGGTGTTGTTCCACAGCCTGCTGAGTACACTGAAGCTGATATGGAATTACGTGCACTTGCATCCAACTCTTGTAAAAATTTCCAGCAGCTGTTTGATAACGTACGTTTCTCTTACGGCATCGAATCCCTTTGGGAACTCGTTCGTGCACTGAACAAGTATGTTGATTCCAGCCAGCCTTGGACACTTGCTAAAGAAGGTGACACCGCGCGTCTTGGCACCGTAATGTACACCCTTCTTGAGTGCATGCGTAAAATTGCTCTGCACCTGTGGCCTGTAATGCCTGAATCTGCAGAAAAGCTCATTGCACAGCTGGGTCTGGATTTTGATCCTCTGACTGCAAATCTTCCTGCTGAAGTTGAAGCATGGGGCGTTCTTCCTGTGGGTATTGAAATTGCTCCGGGTTCCAACCTGTTCCCGCGTGTAGATATTGACAAGCTTCGTAAGGAAATTGAAGAAGCTGCTAAAGCAGCAGAGCAGGCAGCGAAAAAAGAAGCTGCACCAGCTCAGGAAATGGCAGCTCCTATCGAGTTTGATGACTTCACCAAAGTTGATCTGCGTGTAGGTAAGGTTCTCGTTGTAGAAGACCATCCTAAAGCAGACCGTCTTTTCCGTTGTGAAGTTGATCTTGGTGAAGAAAAACCGCGTCAGATTCTTGCAGGTCTGAAAGAGCACTTCAAAGCTGAAGACCTCCTGGGGCGTCAGGTTGTTGTAGTAGCGAACTTGAAGCCTCGCAAAATTCGTGGTCTTGAATCGCACGGCATGATGCTGGCTCTTAAAACTGCTGACGGCATGGAAATGCTCACCGCTTCAGGTGAAGTTCCAGCTGGTACTAAGGCATCTTAGTGTCGCATAGCCGATTGTCTTTGGCTTATTAAAAGTTTTTCCCCGCATCAAGAATGGTGCGGGGGATTTTTTTTGCCTTCTGGCATGTGATAGGCAAAGAAAATTGCCGAGTTGTGGGGGAGATGAGTCTAATAGATATGTCAGAGCTGTGACCTGCAGATGCAACTAGTTTTACGCATTGAATAAAAAAAGGGCACACCATGTGGTGCGCCCTTAGTGTTCTGCAGCGAATTATTTACTCATTTCAATGCCACGATCGTGAGCTTTAAAAATAGAGTCGATAATATTTCCGCGGATAGCAGTTCGGTCCATGTGGTTTACAGCAGCAATGGTGACACCACCAGGTGAACACACCATTTCTCGAAGAACAGAAATATGGTGATCAGACTCATCCGCAAGCTTTGTAGTGCCCTTGAAGAGATTGATTGCCATTTCAGTAGCTTCTTTTCTGTGGAAACCGACGCTGACAGCAGCCTCTGCTACAGCTTCAATAAAGTAAAGCACATATGCAGGACCGCAACCGGCGATAGCGGTGAATGCGTTGAATTTAGATTCAGGCAGCACCATAACTTGGCCGAGTTGCTCAAACATGGTGTGAACGGCTGTCTGTTGCTCCTCTGTAAGAGACGGGTCTTCAAAACAGAAAGCAAAAATGCCTTCGCCTACCATTGCAGGTGTATTCGGCATGCAGCGAACTACAGGGCATTTGCCACTGCTGTATTTTGTGAGTGTTTCCATGGAAACACCTGCTGCAATAGAAATGATGACCTTATCCTTTGTGAGTGCGGGCTGGATATCTTTGAGCACGGATTCGACATAGTCGGGCTTAACCGCAAGCAGAATGAAGTCTGCCTGCTTGGCAAGTTCGATATTAGAGTCGCACGCTGTGCACGGGACATTGCCACTCGGGTCGTACCCGATAAGCGTGATGTCCTCTTGGGAGTTAAGACCGCCTAAGATGGCGGAACCCATGTTACCGCAGCCGATACAGCCGAACGTTTTCATGTTAGCCAGTAATCTCCAGATTATTAAAGAAGTAATTAATCTCGTACTGGGCGGTTTCAGGAGCATCGGAGCCATGAACGGAGTTGGCTTCAATGTTTTCTGCAAACTCTTTACGGATAGTACCTTCTGCAGCGTCTGCAGGGTTGGTAGCACCCATAATAGCACGATAGTTTTCAATTGCATTTTCGCCTTCAAGAACAGAGCAGACAACAGGGCCTGATGTCATGAATTCGATAAGGCTCTGGAAGAAAGGACGCTCCTTATGGACGTAGTAGAACCCTTCTGCCTGTTCTTTTGTCATGCGAATTTTTTTCATAGCAACTACATTAAGCCCCGCATCCTGAATGCGTGCAAGGATTTTGCCTTCAAGATTACGTGCAGTTGCATCTGGTTTAATAATGGAAAAAGTTTTCTGAATCATTGCCACTGATCCTCCAAATAGAAAGGTAATTGAAGGATACAACCGTCGAGATCTATGTGGTATCCGACGTCTTGTTGTATCTAGCCCTTTAGAAGTTCAAAAGCTCCGACAACTTAACAACCGCAACCCTTCCGTTGCGCTGTTTTTCCCACTCTTGTAGCGCCAGCAAGGTGGTGGGGTACGGATGCCCGATTGCAATGGCAGTGCCTTTGGCCAGTGCAATCCGTTCAGCTTTTTTGAGCTGGTGCAGGGTGCTTTGAACCTCTTTTACATTATCGATGAAAACATTTCTCCTGAAGGCAATTAGCCCTTGCCTTTTCGCCTCATTGAAAAACACTGATTTTGCATGAGTCATACTATCCAGAACAAAGAACCCACATTCCTTTGCTTCTAGTGTAACCTCTCGTACTGCCTTACGCTCTCGCGTAAACTTGGAACCCATGTGGTTGTTTAGCCCAACAGCCCCGGGAACCAGTTTGTAGTTAGCACGAATGGTAGCTCGAATGTCCTCAGATGTCATATCAACGTATACGGCGCCAGGTCCCGGCTTCGCATCAGCAGACATAGCCTCCATAGGCTGATGAATGATGATTTCGCGGGAGACAGCACTGGCTATTCCTGCAATTTCTTTTGCATATGACGACCGTGGCCATATAGCAAAAGTGACAGGATAGCCTAAGCCTGCAAGCGAATGTGCTGCCGAAATACTTTCACCAAGGTCGTCTATCACAATAGTTAGATGACCGCCAATATCCAATGTGCCAGGATTCTTGTCAGAATCTACTGTTCCACTGGTTTGGTTAAATTTAAGTAGATGTGTTTCAACATCATTTAATGTTACGCGGTAGATAGTTGTAGAAAGTTTAGCCAGAGTCGCTTTGTTCGACCATTGAAGTAGCTCTTTTGCAATTGGTGCAATAAGATCTTCCGGTCGGTACTGTGAGTTGATGCGTAACTGTTGGAAATGGAAAGATTCGTCACCGAACTTTTGTTGTTCAATGGCAATAAGTTCGATGTTGGAGGTGGGGACGTGTGCGTCCTGCAATGCACGTAAGATGGCATAGTCAATACGTTTGACGCCTTCTTCCATTGGTGCATCCAGTCGTTCTTCATACGGCAATGATGCAACATTCACAGGGGCACGCATTTCTGCCACAAGTTCAGAGTGCTTTTTTTCAGGAGCGCTGGAGAGCACATAAATCAGAGCGACCAGCGTAATACAGCAGAGAGCCGCAAGGGCATAGTAAGGCCAGCGTGCAGGCTGGCTCTGTCGCGAATCAGACATCAAAGCTCCTAAACAAAAATTCAAATACCCAAGACTCATACATCAGAGTCGGTTGATTTGAAAGACGCAAAAAAGGGAGAGTACGTTTTGTACTCTCCCTTTTATCGGTCGACTTATTTTAGGGACTTGATTCGCGGAAGCGATTTTACGAGGTTCATTGCGAGGCGGAGTTGGTTGTCTTTAGCAAGGCGTTCCTTAACCGCTTTGTCTCGCTTAAACTTGGATTCCTTTTTGCCTGTACCAGATTTTTCAAGGTGACCTTCCAGATCCTTTTCGCGAGGAGCATGGAGGAATTTGGCAGTAGGGTTTTCTTCTTTTGCAGGCGGTTCGAATGGAACCACTAAGTCTGGCTCGATACCTTTTGCCTGAATAGAAGTGCCGTTAGGGGTGAAGTAGCGGGCAATGGTAAGTTTGATAGCGCTACCGTCGTTCAGTGGAATAATATTCTGAACAGACCCTTTACCAAAGCTTTGCTCACCGATAATCAGTGCGCGTTTATGGTCACGCAGTGCTCCAGCCACAATTTCTGAGGCAGAAGCAGATCCAGCGTTGATAATCACTACCATAGGCGCTGTGATGTCTGACGCTTGCTTTGCAGCATCAAAGTTGCGGGAGTCGCTTCCTCTACCTTTAATGGAAACAACGGTGCCTCCCTGGAGGAACATATCTGCAACCTTAATGGACTGGTCGAGCAGACCGCCAGGGTTGTTTCGTAAGTCGAGAACAATGCCGTTAATTTTATGTTTCTTTTTGTAGGCAGTAAGCTTTTCTTTTAGCTCGTCTGTTGTGTGTTCAGAGAAACGGCTGAGGCGAATCCACACAATACCGTCATCAAGTTCACGCAGTTTTACGCTGATGAGCGGGATTGCGTCGCGGACGATTTCAACTTCACGCGGAGCTTTTGCTTTTTTGGAAAGAATAGTCAGCTTAACCTTGGTGCCTTTTTCGCCTTTAATACGTGAGACAGATTCACGAAGCCCAAGATCCTGAGTGAGTTTTCCATCTACCTCAAGGATCAAGTCACCGGCTTGTAAGCCAGCCTTATCTGCTGGAGTATCTTCAATTGGTGTCACTACTCGGAGTGCACCGGATTCGTCTTGTGTAATTTCCACGCCGATGCCGTAGAATTCGCCACTAGTGGACTCCTGCATGCTTTTGTATTCTTCCTGATCCATAAACGTGGAGTGTGGATCAAGAGACTGAAGCATGCCATCGATGGCACCATTGATAAGATCTGTTCTTGGAACGTCTTGTACGTAGTAGCGTTCAACAAGGTCTAAAATCTGGCTAAATCGCTTGAGAGACTCAAACTTGCTTTGTGCATCTGTTGCCATGCCCGGAATAGAAGATAAAGCAAGCAGGGCAGTAGTCATGATGGCGACTAACCACATAGTTAAGCGCATTATCAAAGATCCTCCAAGTTCAAATTGATAACAAGACAGCACGTTGTTGTATTGCTGCAAAGAAAACAGATTGTTCCATGCTTGTAACTATACGTGTTCTTGGTTTTTGTTTTGTTTCATTTGCATCATCCGCAGCGAAAACGGGAGAACTGCGTCTGAAGGGTGCCAACACGATTTTGTCTCAATTTGAACGCGTGCTGTGTCAGGAACTGTAACGTTTAACTCGCGATCAAAGGGCGTGCTGTCTGTCGTTTTAGGGCAGAGCCTGTCGTCCGGAGGCAAAATATGTATACGAAATTAATTCAGAGCGGAAAGCCACGTCTCTGGATTAATTGCTTTTTGGTGAAAGCGCAATTCGAAATACATTCCTGGTCCGTCTACAGCGGGGTAGAAGCCGGCATTGCCAATCACCTGTTTTTGTTTAACGGTATCACCGACATTCAGTGTGCTGTCGGCAAGAAAAGCATAGAGTGAATAATATTCTTCACCATGCAT comes from the Halodesulfovibrio marinisediminis DSM 17456 genome and includes:
- a CDS encoding glycosyltransferase yields the protein MKLSFVIVTNNTSKFIGRCLDSIKQTIENQTASKFEAEVIVVDNASSDDCGTIAKTALPEIELIQNSDDKGYAAAANQGIKRATGDLIVFVDPRVEVLAGSVRRLMDQFATNASCAVAGGKIIGSDNLGLKTADRLPGLVANFKRMFGCTCSKTRNADQPMPVNFVPFTFTAVRRDVIAKLGQLDERFYAGLADADFCRRIVKSLNPSYKIYLVPQATARVLDKFSLQDECTDYALNGSKVVKARTRSEQMYFWKHYCPLTALFFGGMDMIVFSIRYAAYLIPGVGSKDKRGYACSVVCESAKAILATQLGTQFPAE
- a CDS encoding HD domain-containing protein yields the protein MIDRESAFQLLDSQKPEPHLIHHAMQTEAVMTGLAKHFGEDETLWSITGLLHDLDFPTTKEAPEEHGKQSVELLKGKLPEIALNAILAHNSEYTNHDPTTKLDIALRCAETVTGLIATNALVRPNGMEGMTPKSLKKKMKDKAFAASVSRDRIRECEKLDLDLGQFFQLAIESITPIADSVGLVKRT
- a CDS encoding PSP1 domain-containing protein; its protein translation is MSLIAGVKFREYGNIYYFETKELDVSMGDWVVVDQGQGLGEVVVLRDDVPADAESEELKQVNRLAENEDLVRHQENEGLSREAFQYCLDCVRQRKLDMKLVDVEVFFDRSKIIFYFTAPNRIDFRELVKDLVKNYRTRIELRQIGVRHETQMVGAVGNCGMVCCCRRFLRKFAPVTIKMAKEQNLFLNPAKISGICGRLLCCLSYEQENYEEFHRACPKLGKKYFTEDGSVKVLRANMFRNSVSLLSEFNEEMEVTLEEWAEMKATRPDQALQDAARAAAKKAAEEAARKEQEAKEAEEEEARRAEVEKELEERAKAEGVDVESLREQMIRKPGVKSAEPVKRTSRGKRKRKRKTKSDE
- the metG gene encoding methionine--tRNA ligase, producing MERFYITTPIYYVNAKPHLGHAYTTIIADTMKRFQQMMGKETFFLTGTDEHGDKIVQAAEKNSCSPQEYVDQISQLFKDLWPELGICNDHFVRTTDASHKKVVQDVLQKVYDSGDIYFGEYGGHYCYGCERFYTEKELEDGLCPQHQTKPEYIAEKNYFFKMSKYQDWLKQHILDNPDFIRPERYRKEVLSLLDSGELEDLCISRPKSRLEWGVELPFDNNFVTYVWFDALLNYVSALDYPAGENFKKFWPSVQHIVAKDILKPHAIFWPTMLKAAGFEPYNNLNVHGYWLVNDTKMSKSLGNVVAPLEMAKKYGNDTFRFFLLRDMHFGNDASFSEEALAMRQNAELANDLGNLFSRVLSMVKKYFGGVVPQPAEYTEADMELRALASNSCKNFQQLFDNVRFSYGIESLWELVRALNKYVDSSQPWTLAKEGDTARLGTVMYTLLECMRKIALHLWPVMPESAEKLIAQLGLDFDPLTANLPAEVEAWGVLPVGIEIAPGSNLFPRVDIDKLRKEIEEAAKAAEQAAKKEAAPAQEMAAPIEFDDFTKVDLRVGKVLVVEDHPKADRLFRCEVDLGEEKPRQILAGLKEHFKAEDLLGRQVVVVANLKPRKIRGLESHGMMLALKTADGMEMLTASGEVPAGTKAS
- the proC gene encoding pyrroline-5-carboxylate reductase, translated to MKTFGCIGCGNMGSAILGGLNSQEDITLIGYDPSGNVPCTACDSNIELAKQADFILLAVKPDYVESVLKDIQPALTKDKVIISIAAGVSMETLTKYSSGKCPVVRCMPNTPAMVGEGIFAFCFEDPSLTEEQQTAVHTMFEQLGQVMVLPESKFNAFTAIAGCGPAYVLYFIEAVAEAAVSVGFHRKEATEMAINLFKGTTKLADESDHHISVLREMVCSPGGVTIAAVNHMDRTAIRGNIIDSIFKAHDRGIEMSK
- the ndk gene encoding nucleoside-diphosphate kinase, which produces MIQKTFSIIKPDATARNLEGKILARIQDAGLNVVAMKKIRMTKEQAEGFYYVHKERPFFQSLIEFMTSGPVVCSVLEGENAIENYRAIMGATNPADAAEGTIRKEFAENIEANSVHGSDAPETAQYEINYFFNNLEITG
- a CDS encoding divergent polysaccharide deacetylase family protein, which codes for MSDSRQSQPARWPYYALAALCCITLVALIYVLSSAPEKKHSELVAEMRAPVNVASLPYEERLDAPMEEGVKRIDYAILRALQDAHVPTSNIELIAIEQQKFGDESFHFQQLRINSQYRPEDLIAPIAKELLQWSNKATLAKLSTTIYRVTLNDVETHLLKFNQTSGTVDSDKNPGTLDIGGHLTIVIDDLGESISAAHSLAGLGYPVTFAIWPRSSYAKEIAGIASAVSREIIIHQPMEAMSADAKPGPGAVYVDMTSEDIRATIRANYKLVPGAVGLNNHMGSKFTRERKAVREVTLEAKECGFFVLDSMTHAKSVFFNEAKRQGLIAFRRNVFIDNVKEVQSTLHQLKKAERIALAKGTAIAIGHPYPTTLLALQEWEKQRNGRVAVVKLSELLNF
- a CDS encoding S41 family peptidase, producing the protein MRLTMWLVAIMTTALLALSSIPGMATDAQSKFESLKRFSQILDLVERYYVQDVPRTDLINGAIDGMLQSLDPHSTFMDQEEYKSMQESTSGEFYGIGVEITQDESGALRVVTPIEDTPADKAGLQAGDLILEVDGKLTQDLGLRESVSRIKGEKGTKVKLTILSKKAKAPREVEIVRDAIPLISVKLRELDDGIVWIRLSRFSEHTTDELKEKLTAYKKKHKINGIVLDLRNNPGGLLDQSIKVADMFLQGGTVVSIKGRGSDSRNFDAAKQASDITAPMVVIINAGSASASEIVAGALRDHKRALIIGEQSFGKGSVQNIIPLNDGSAIKLTIARYFTPNGTSIQAKGIEPDLVVPFEPPAKEENPTAKFLHAPREKDLEGHLEKSGTGKKESKFKRDKAVKERLAKDNQLRLAMNLVKSLPRIKSLK